The proteins below are encoded in one region of Segatella copri:
- a CDS encoding RidA family protein, protein MNAIHTDNAPAAIGPYSQAIEVNGFVFASGQIPIDPATGNFVEGGIKEQTRQSLTNAQNILKAAGTDLSHVVKTTVYLNSMDDFAAMNEVYAEFFSQPYPARSAVAVEKLPKGALVEVEVLAAK, encoded by the coding sequence ATGAACGCAATTCACACAGACAATGCGCCTGCAGCTATCGGTCCATATAGCCAGGCTATCGAAGTAAATGGTTTTGTTTTTGCATCTGGTCAGATTCCTATCGACCCTGCAACAGGCAATTTCGTTGAAGGCGGCATCAAGGAGCAGACTCGCCAGAGCCTCACCAACGCCCAGAACATCCTGAAGGCAGCAGGTACCGACCTTTCTCATGTGGTTAAGACTACAGTTTATCTGAACAGCATGGACGATTTCGCAGCCATGAACGAGGTTTATGCCGAGTTCTTCAGCCAGCCATATCCAGCTCGTTCTGCCGTAGCTGTAGAGAAGTTGCCAAAGGGCGCCCTCGTAGAGGTTGAGGTTTTGGCAGCCAAGTAA
- a CDS encoding ABC transporter ATP-binding protein, with amino-acid sequence MVSSITLKNLIIGYHSKHQLRAIASPVHASLQAGELTCLIGANGVGKSTLLRTLAGFQPALDGEILIQDKSLSDFSAQELAREISIVLTSKTDHAQLSAEEIVGIGRSPYTGFWGTLSTADKQIVASALQETGIQHLAQRNISELSDGERQKVMIAKALAQQTRIIILDEPTAFLDFPSKIETLQMLRRLAHEQHKSILLSTHDVELALQLSDRLWLMEESRFSIGTPKELAADGSLSRFINRDGIRFNKDSLRIEIK; translated from the coding sequence ATGGTATCAAGCATTACATTAAAGAATCTGATTATAGGCTATCATTCGAAGCACCAGCTCCGGGCGATAGCCTCACCTGTTCATGCCTCGCTCCAAGCCGGTGAACTGACCTGTCTCATCGGAGCCAACGGAGTGGGCAAATCTACCTTACTCAGAACTTTAGCCGGATTTCAGCCAGCGCTTGATGGCGAAATCCTGATTCAAGACAAATCCCTTTCTGATTTCTCTGCCCAGGAACTCGCCAGAGAAATCAGCATCGTTCTCACATCGAAGACAGACCATGCCCAACTCTCAGCAGAAGAGATTGTTGGCATAGGCCGTTCTCCCTATACCGGTTTCTGGGGCACATTATCAACTGCCGATAAGCAGATTGTAGCCTCTGCTCTTCAGGAAACGGGCATTCAGCATCTTGCCCAGAGAAACATCAGCGAACTGAGCGATGGTGAGCGTCAGAAAGTAATGATAGCCAAAGCCTTGGCGCAGCAAACCCGCATCATCATCCTGGACGAACCTACCGCCTTCCTCGATTTCCCCAGCAAGATAGAAACCCTACAGATGCTCCGCCGTCTGGCGCACGAACAGCATAAATCCATATTACTGTCAACCCATGATGTAGAGTTGGCGCTCCAGCTCTCCGACCGTCTCTGGCTGATGGAAGAAAGCCGTTTTTCTATCGGCACTCCTAAAGAACTGGCTGCCGATGGTTCCTTATCCAGATTCATCAATCGTGACGGCATCCGATTCAACAAGGATTCCCTCCGCATCGAAATCAAATGA
- a CDS encoding glycerophosphodiester phosphodiesterase family protein: MKKIYILSVLCMLSSISFAQSNLKEILKNFNKPAKENVMVVSHRGDWRNAPENSIQAFQNCIDMGVDMVELDLKKTKDGVLVLMHDKKIDRTMNGKGFPENYTLDSLKMLRLKNGVGCKTRHQIPTFREVMELCKGKIMVNVDKGYDYFDDAMKVLKETGTVDQCIIKAELPYEVVKAEHGDVLDKMIFMPVVNLGKPGAEEVIDGYIKNMKPKAYELVFKTDDANTRRLIKKVRDSGARVFINTLWPELCGGHDDDRAVELKQPEESWGWIVGQGTKIIQTDRPALLLDYLRAKKLHK; this comes from the coding sequence ATGAAAAAGATATATATCCTTTCCGTATTGTGCATGCTTTCTTCTATAAGCTTTGCACAAAGCAACCTGAAAGAGATTCTTAAGAATTTCAACAAGCCTGCAAAAGAAAATGTTATGGTCGTTTCTCATCGTGGAGACTGGCGTAATGCTCCTGAAAACTCTATTCAGGCATTCCAGAACTGTATCGACATGGGTGTTGATATGGTTGAGTTGGACTTGAAGAAGACAAAGGATGGCGTTCTGGTTCTGATGCACGACAAGAAGATTGACCGAACCATGAATGGTAAGGGATTCCCAGAGAATTATACTCTTGATTCTTTGAAGATGCTCCGTCTGAAGAATGGTGTAGGCTGCAAGACCCGCCATCAGATTCCAACATTCCGTGAGGTAATGGAACTCTGCAAAGGCAAAATCATGGTGAATGTTGACAAGGGCTACGACTACTTCGACGATGCCATGAAGGTTTTGAAGGAGACTGGTACAGTTGACCAATGCATCATCAAGGCTGAACTTCCTTACGAGGTGGTAAAGGCTGAGCATGGTGATGTTCTCGACAAGATGATTTTCATGCCTGTAGTTAACCTCGGTAAGCCTGGTGCAGAAGAGGTAATCGACGGTTACATCAAGAACATGAAGCCAAAGGCTTACGAATTGGTATTCAAGACTGATGATGCCAACACTCGCCGCCTGATTAAGAAAGTACGTGATAGTGGAGCAAGAGTTTTCATCAATACACTTTGGCCTGAGCTTTGCGGTGGACATGATGATGATCGCGCCGTAGAACTCAAACAGCCAGAAGAGAGCTGGGGATGGATTGTTGGTCAGGGTACCAAGATTATCCAGACAGACCGTCCTGCTTTGCTTCTTGATTACTTGAGAGCCAAGAAACTTCATAAATAA
- a CDS encoding glycoside hydrolase family 127 protein produces MKRLISAVLLSAAVVVPTMAKNAKTLGNGYPFTQVPFTSVKISQNTFWGARLKAAREVTVPLAFSKCESEHRYKNFDMAAYTLQHPNHPGLNTKEWDVSKFMGFSFDDTDVYKTIEGASYILQTYPNKKLKAYIDSVLNVVAAAQEPDGYLYTARTINPKHPHQWSGNKRWIKDEEASHELYNLGHMVDAACAHYQATGSTKFLNIAKRYADCVVKEVGPKPGQATIVPGHQIAEMALARLYTLTGEKKYLDEAKYLLDYRGKTHIRNPYSQSQAPILEQKEAVGHAVRAGYMYAGIADVAALTKDSAYMKVIDRIFENIVGKKYYLTGGVGARHAGEAFGENYELPNMTAYNETCAAISMVYLFERMFLLHGESKYIDCMERTLYNGVISGMSMDGGRFFYPNPLSSDGKYAFNADGNTTRQPWFGCACCPSNLSRFIPSVPGYLYGVKDNNIYVNLFAGNTSTIKVNGKDVVLEETTEYPWNGDIKIAVKKSGVKNANLLVRIPGWVRNQVVPSDLYKYSDAEKPAYTVTVNGKAVEADLDANKGYLPVKNIKKGDVIRIHFDMPVRTVVANGKVADDKGKVAVERGPLVYCAEAVDNQNEPVLRAVMAKKPAFSLVDNYSIENIETKGAPAFSVKAIQTSSQVLDQAADGTVSVKNQKLTLIPYYAWNHRGANQMNVWFYQNLSVLDK; encoded by the coding sequence ATGAAGAGATTAATTTCAGCAGTATTGCTTTCGGCAGCCGTAGTTGTGCCAACCATGGCGAAGAATGCAAAGACATTGGGCAATGGTTATCCATTTACTCAAGTACCATTCACCAGTGTGAAAATTTCACAGAATACTTTCTGGGGTGCCCGACTGAAGGCTGCCCGAGAAGTAACCGTGCCATTGGCTTTCAGCAAATGTGAGAGCGAGCACCGTTACAAGAATTTCGATATGGCTGCCTATACCCTGCAGCATCCTAACCACCCTGGCTTGAACACCAAGGAGTGGGATGTAAGCAAGTTCATGGGATTCTCTTTCGATGATACCGATGTTTATAAGACCATCGAAGGTGCCAGCTACATCCTACAGACTTATCCGAACAAGAAGTTGAAGGCTTACATCGACAGCGTGCTCAATGTGGTAGCTGCGGCACAGGAGCCGGATGGCTATCTCTATACCGCCCGTACCATCAATCCAAAGCATCCACATCAGTGGTCGGGAAATAAGCGTTGGATCAAGGACGAGGAGGCGAGCCACGAGCTTTACAACCTCGGTCACATGGTAGATGCAGCCTGCGCTCACTATCAGGCTACCGGAAGCACTAAGTTCCTGAATATCGCCAAGCGTTATGCTGATTGCGTGGTAAAGGAGGTGGGACCTAAACCAGGACAGGCTACCATCGTTCCGGGACATCAGATTGCAGAGATGGCTTTGGCTCGTCTCTATACCCTGACCGGTGAGAAGAAGTATCTGGATGAGGCTAAGTATCTGCTCGACTATCGTGGCAAGACTCATATCCGCAACCCATATTCTCAGAGCCAGGCTCCTATCCTGGAGCAGAAAGAGGCGGTAGGTCATGCTGTTCGTGCCGGCTATATGTATGCTGGTATTGCCGATGTGGCTGCCCTGACCAAGGATTCTGCCTATATGAAGGTCATCGACCGTATTTTCGAAAACATCGTTGGCAAGAAGTACTATCTTACGGGTGGTGTAGGTGCCCGTCATGCAGGTGAAGCTTTCGGCGAGAACTATGAGTTGCCAAACATGACTGCCTATAATGAAACCTGTGCAGCCATCTCTATGGTTTACCTCTTCGAGCGCATGTTCCTCCTTCACGGCGAGAGTAAGTATATCGACTGCATGGAGCGTACCTTATATAATGGTGTCATCTCGGGTATGAGCATGGATGGTGGCAGATTCTTCTATCCAAACCCATTGTCTAGCGATGGCAAGTATGCCTTCAATGCCGATGGCAACACCACCCGCCAGCCTTGGTTCGGATGTGCCTGCTGCCCAAGTAACCTGAGCCGCTTCATCCCTTCTGTGCCGGGTTATCTCTATGGTGTGAAGGATAACAACATCTATGTAAACCTCTTTGCCGGTAATACATCTACCATCAAGGTGAATGGCAAGGATGTGGTTCTGGAGGAGACTACCGAGTATCCTTGGAACGGCGACATCAAGATTGCTGTGAAGAAGAGCGGTGTGAAGAATGCCAATCTCCTGGTCCGTATTCCTGGATGGGTTCGCAACCAGGTAGTACCTAGCGACCTTTACAAGTATAGCGATGCAGAGAAGCCTGCTTACACAGTAACCGTAAACGGCAAGGCTGTAGAGGCTGATCTCGATGCTAACAAGGGTTATCTCCCTGTCAAGAACATCAAGAAGGGCGATGTAATCCGCATCCATTTCGATATGCCGGTTCGTACAGTAGTTGCTAATGGCAAGGTGGCAGATGATAAGGGTAAGGTTGCCGTAGAGCGTGGACCATTGGTTTATTGCGCTGAGGCTGTGGATAATCAGAACGAGCCAGTGCTCCGTGCCGTTATGGCCAAGAAGCCTGCTTTCTCGCTGGTAGATAACTACAGCATCGAGAATATAGAGACTAAGGGCGCTCCTGCCTTCTCTGTCAAGGCTATCCAGACCTCTTCTCAGGTGCTCGACCAGGCTGCTGATGGCACCGTTTCTGTCAAGAACCAGAAGCTCACTCTGATTCCTTACTATGCCTGGAATCATCGTGGAGCCAATCAGATGAACGTCTGGTTCTATCAGAATTTAAGTGTGTTGGATAAATAA
- a CDS encoding RagB/SusD family nutrient uptake outer membrane protein — protein sequence MKKILFLASLVTLLMTSCGDSFFDLEPASKVTIDKVYKTASDYNVAVVGCYAKLQSQVNFYKECCEYRSDNMEVKAPTAGTQDRYDINHFEDKPSNGILSNYWANFNNNIYRCNLILDQIDGAQFNETLKKQYKGEAMFIRALNYFNMYRVWGGVPATKHVVSAAEALKIARYSDAQMFDLIAGDLKEIVDNNYLPEKYSASETGRVTANAAKALLGKVYLTFHKWNEAKDVLSQLIGKYSLLPSIGQVFDVNNKNNAEIIFAVHFNKEIVNEGHSYWYDITNLTDESGQAEALVNCFTPGDTRKEMITYVKAENKAYLMTKFLDTKNVSFNQVGNDQILLRYADVLLMYAEALNELGYDASEGSIALKQLNATRTRAGLTKLTAADVPTQESFRKAILDERQKEFPYEGHRWFDLVRMGYAKSVLATQGLNIQDYQLLFPIPQTEIEKVGDSKILWQNPGYDK from the coding sequence ATGAAAAAGATATTATTTTTAGCATCTTTAGTAACTTTGCTGATGACTTCATGTGGAGACAGCTTCTTTGATTTGGAGCCAGCAAGTAAAGTAACGATTGATAAGGTGTATAAGACTGCAAGTGATTATAATGTTGCTGTAGTCGGCTGCTACGCTAAGTTGCAGTCTCAGGTAAATTTCTACAAAGAATGCTGTGAGTATCGTAGCGACAACATGGAGGTGAAAGCCCCTACAGCTGGTACTCAGGACCGTTATGACATCAACCATTTTGAAGATAAGCCTTCAAATGGTATTCTGTCTAACTACTGGGCAAACTTCAACAACAACATTTACCGTTGCAACCTGATTCTCGACCAGATTGACGGAGCGCAGTTTAATGAGACTTTGAAAAAGCAATATAAGGGTGAGGCTATGTTTATCAGAGCCTTGAACTACTTCAACATGTATCGTGTATGGGGTGGCGTTCCTGCAACAAAGCATGTAGTAAGTGCTGCAGAAGCTTTGAAGATTGCAAGATACTCTGACGCACAGATGTTCGATCTGATTGCTGGTGATTTAAAGGAGATTGTAGATAACAATTATCTTCCAGAGAAGTATTCTGCATCAGAAACAGGACGTGTAACAGCTAATGCTGCCAAGGCTCTGTTGGGTAAGGTTTATCTTACATTCCATAAGTGGAACGAGGCAAAGGATGTTCTTTCTCAACTCATCGGCAAGTATTCTCTGTTGCCATCAATCGGTCAGGTATTTGATGTGAACAACAAGAACAACGCAGAGATTATCTTTGCAGTTCACTTTAATAAGGAGATCGTAAACGAAGGTCATTCTTATTGGTACGATATTACCAACTTGACCGATGAAAGCGGTCAGGCAGAAGCACTTGTAAACTGCTTTACACCAGGTGACACCCGTAAGGAGATGATTACTTATGTGAAGGCAGAGAACAAAGCCTATCTGATGACTAAGTTCCTGGATACCAAGAATGTATCATTCAATCAGGTAGGTAATGACCAAATCCTTCTCCGTTATGCTGACGTACTTTTGATGTATGCAGAGGCATTAAACGAACTTGGATATGATGCTTCAGAAGGTTCTATCGCATTGAAGCAATTGAATGCAACCAGAACAAGAGCAGGTCTTACTAAACTGACAGCTGCAGATGTTCCTACACAGGAAAGCTTCCGCAAGGCTATTCTCGATGAGCGCCAGAAGGAGTTCCCATACGAGGGTCATCGCTGGTTCGACTTGGTTAGAATGGGATATGCTAAGAGCGTATTGGCAACACAAGGCTTGAACATTCAAGATTATCAACTCCTTTTCCCTATTCCTCAAACAGAAATCGAAAAGGTTGGAGATTCTAAAATCTTGTGGCAGAATCCAGGCTACGATAAATAA
- a CDS encoding Cof-type HAD-IIB family hydrolase: MNHLPYRAIALDLDGTLTNHDKVVTPKTREALLQAEAEGVVIILASGRPTYGIEPVAECLELDKRGGYILSYNGGNIVNAKTGEKLFAQFLPDEVIPILYRYAKEKNHALLGYAGNEIITEMPDDQYVKEESRINKMNIRKVENLFEALEPHPTKLLMTGDPADMLKAENELSEILGDRMDIFRSAPFFLELVPKGIDKAKSLLRLLSKINLTPADMIAFGDGYNDLSMLKLAGMGVAMQNAAPEVRAEADYITLSNEEDGIAAALEHFCKKDF; encoded by the coding sequence ATGAATCATCTTCCATACCGTGCCATCGCCCTTGATCTGGATGGCACCCTGACCAACCACGACAAGGTGGTTACCCCGAAAACCCGCGAAGCGCTGCTCCAGGCAGAAGCCGAGGGTGTTGTTATCATCCTTGCTTCAGGCAGACCGACCTACGGCATCGAACCGGTGGCAGAATGTCTGGAACTGGATAAACGAGGCGGATACATCCTATCTTATAATGGCGGCAACATCGTGAATGCCAAGACTGGCGAAAAACTCTTCGCCCAGTTCCTGCCTGATGAGGTGATACCTATATTATATAGGTACGCGAAGGAGAAGAACCATGCCCTGCTGGGATATGCCGGCAATGAGATTATCACCGAGATGCCCGACGACCAGTATGTGAAGGAAGAATCGCGTATCAACAAGATGAACATCCGAAAGGTAGAAAACCTGTTCGAAGCCCTGGAGCCTCACCCTACCAAACTCCTCATGACAGGCGACCCGGCAGATATGCTCAAGGCAGAAAACGAACTTTCAGAGATTCTGGGCGACAGGATGGACATCTTCCGTTCAGCCCCATTCTTCCTGGAACTGGTTCCTAAAGGCATCGACAAGGCAAAGTCCCTGCTCCGCCTTCTGTCGAAAATCAATCTCACCCCAGCCGATATGATTGCTTTCGGAGATGGCTACAACGACCTGAGCATGCTGAAACTGGCAGGCATGGGTGTAGCCATGCAGAATGCAGCACCAGAGGTCAGGGCCGAAGCCGACTACATCACGCTTTCCAATGAAGAAGATGGCATAGCTGCTGCTTTGGAACATTTCTGTAAAAAGGATTTTTAA
- a CDS encoding glycoside hydrolase family 97 protein yields the protein MKKNVLAVALALMASIGAYAEKNTVSSPDGKLNVVVEDRDGKLYYSIDYAGKRMMEESQLGLLANVGDFSQGLTYQGKNEIKVEKSYDLRTAKVSHVDYHANQLYVTYINGKKQPMTVTFNVSNNDVAFRYTFDQLKAQHLIVNEEKTAFNLPKVTTTYLCPQSDPLIGFARTKPSYEEDYKVDQPLTAKSGYGHGYTFPCLFKVGGDGWVLVSETGTHGNYPGCHISDYDAAKGYQIAFPMEKEADGIGSTSGTFILPGSTPWRTITVGSDLKPLVETTIPYDVVEPRFEASQKYGTGKYAWSWLIWQDESCNYNDQKQFIDLAATMGYEYVLVDALWDTQIGRDKIAELSKYAQSKNVSLMLWYNSNGVANDAPQGPRGIMDNIVARKKEMAWMKSIGIKGIKVDFFGGDKQHTMQQYEDILSDANDYGIQVIFHGCTLPRGWERMYPNYVSSEAVLASENVFFSDYHAKQEAFELTMHPFCRNAVAAMDWGGTIMNKYLSKDNKSRHRRYTTDVFEMASAIMNQAAIQCIAIYPNNLSELPQHEIDFLKSVPTTWDETKFIAGYPGKYAVVARRHGDKWYVAGLNGTDQAMKLTLNLPMLAGKSVTYYHETASKDKKALWPVSQMKTVKVDKKGNLKVEMQPKGGLIVEK from the coding sequence ATGAAGAAAAATGTTTTAGCAGTAGCGCTGGCATTGATGGCGAGCATCGGTGCATACGCAGAGAAGAATACTGTCAGTTCTCCTGATGGTAAGTTGAATGTCGTGGTAGAAGACCGCGATGGCAAACTCTATTATTCCATCGACTATGCAGGCAAGCGAATGATGGAGGAATCACAGCTCGGACTCCTTGCCAATGTAGGAGATTTCAGTCAGGGCTTGACCTATCAGGGCAAGAATGAGATAAAGGTGGAGAAGAGTTATGACCTCCGCACCGCCAAGGTTTCGCATGTAGATTATCATGCCAACCAACTCTACGTGACATACATCAACGGCAAGAAACAGCCGATGACGGTTACCTTCAATGTAAGCAACAATGATGTGGCTTTCCGTTATACTTTTGATCAACTGAAGGCTCAGCATCTCATCGTAAACGAGGAGAAGACTGCCTTCAATCTTCCTAAGGTAACCACCACTTACCTCTGTCCACAGTCGGATCCGCTCATCGGTTTTGCCCGAACCAAACCAAGTTATGAAGAAGATTATAAGGTGGATCAGCCTCTTACTGCCAAGTCAGGTTATGGTCATGGCTATACCTTCCCATGCCTCTTCAAGGTAGGCGGCGATGGCTGGGTATTGGTCAGCGAGACCGGTACTCACGGCAACTATCCGGGTTGTCACATCAGCGATTACGATGCTGCTAAGGGTTATCAGATCGCCTTCCCTATGGAGAAGGAGGCAGATGGCATCGGTTCTACATCGGGCACTTTCATCCTTCCGGGTTCCACTCCTTGGCGTACCATTACTGTGGGTTCTGATTTGAAGCCTCTGGTAGAGACCACCATTCCATACGATGTAGTAGAGCCAAGATTCGAGGCTTCCCAGAAATACGGAACTGGCAAGTATGCCTGGAGCTGGCTCATCTGGCAGGATGAATCCTGCAACTATAACGACCAGAAGCAGTTCATCGACCTGGCTGCTACCATGGGATATGAATATGTGCTGGTTGATGCGCTCTGGGATACCCAGATTGGTAGAGACAAGATAGCAGAGTTGAGCAAGTATGCGCAGAGCAAGAATGTGAGTCTGATGCTCTGGTATAATTCCAATGGTGTGGCAAACGATGCACCTCAGGGTCCTCGTGGCATCATGGATAACATCGTAGCTCGCAAGAAGGAGATGGCCTGGATGAAGAGTATCGGCATCAAGGGCATCAAGGTAGATTTCTTCGGTGGCGACAAGCAGCATACCATGCAGCAGTATGAAGACATCCTGAGCGATGCCAACGATTATGGCATTCAGGTTATCTTCCATGGCTGCACCCTGCCAAGAGGTTGGGAGCGCATGTATCCTAACTATGTATCGAGCGAGGCAGTACTGGCTTCGGAGAATGTATTCTTCTCTGATTATCATGCCAAGCAGGAGGCTTTCGAACTGACCATGCATCCATTCTGCCGCAACGCCGTGGCTGCGATGGATTGGGGTGGTACCATCATGAACAAGTATCTCTCTAAAGATAACAAGAGTCGTCATCGCCGTTATACCACCGATGTTTTCGAGATGGCCTCGGCTATCATGAACCAGGCAGCTATCCAATGTATCGCCATCTATCCGAATAATCTCTCTGAGCTTCCTCAGCACGAGATTGATTTCCTGAAGAGCGTTCCTACGACCTGGGATGAGACTAAGTTCATCGCCGGTTATCCTGGAAAATATGCGGTTGTGGCACGTCGCCATGGTGATAAATGGTATGTCGCTGGTTTGAACGGCACCGACCAGGCAATGAAGCTCACCCTGAATCTGCCAATGCTTGCCGGCAAGAGCGTTACCTATTATCATGAAACAGCCAGCAAGGACAAGAAGGCTCTCTGGCCTGTTTCTCAGATGAAGACCGTAAAGGTGGATAAGAAGGGAAACCTGAAGGTGGAAATGCAGCCTAAGGGTGGACTGATTGTTGAAAAGTAA
- a CDS encoding MFS transporter → MFKKIIDFYKVSEPIPAKASTPEENERKLKRLQWATFLSATIGYGTYYVCRLSLNVIKKPIVDNGVFSETELGIIGSVLFFTYAIGKFTNGFLADRSNIKRLMSTGLLVTALVNLALGFTNSFILFAVLWGLSGWFQSMGAASCVVGLSRWFNDKNRGTFYGFWSASHNIGEAMTFIFVASIVSAFGWQYGFIGAAIVGLAGVVLLLTFFHDTPASKGVTLPGIKVEEKKQDTESYNKAQSAVLKNPLIWILALSSAFMYISRYAVNSWGIFYLENEKGYTTIDASFIISINSILGIVGTVSSGLVSDKIFKGNRYLPAVIFGLLNALALCLFLLIPGHHLWVDATAMVLFGLSIGVLLCFLGGLMAVDIAPKNASGAALGVVGVASYVGAGIQDIMSGLLIEGNKHLVNGVETYDFTYINYFWIGAALMSVLMTCIVWKAKPKTV, encoded by the coding sequence ATGTTTAAGAAAATAATAGACTTCTATAAGGTTTCGGAACCGATTCCGGCTAAAGCCTCTACACCTGAGGAAAACGAAAGAAAACTGAAACGTCTGCAATGGGCTACTTTCCTTTCTGCTACCATAGGATATGGTACATATTATGTGTGCCGACTCAGCCTGAACGTAATCAAAAAACCGATTGTAGATAATGGCGTATTCTCAGAAACAGAGCTCGGTATCATCGGCTCTGTCTTGTTCTTCACTTACGCTATCGGTAAGTTTACCAACGGTTTCCTTGCTGACCGAAGCAACATCAAGCGACTGATGTCTACCGGTCTGCTCGTTACAGCCTTGGTGAATCTGGCTTTGGGCTTTACCAATTCCTTCATCCTCTTCGCAGTTTTGTGGGGATTGAGCGGATGGTTCCAGTCGATGGGAGCTGCCTCCTGCGTGGTAGGTCTCTCCCGCTGGTTTAACGATAAGAACCGAGGAACGTTCTACGGATTCTGGAGTGCGAGCCATAATATTGGTGAGGCGATGACCTTCATCTTTGTGGCATCCATCGTGAGCGCCTTCGGATGGCAATATGGTTTTATCGGAGCTGCGATAGTAGGTTTGGCGGGCGTTGTCCTGCTCCTTACTTTCTTCCACGATACGCCTGCCAGCAAGGGTGTTACCCTGCCGGGTATCAAGGTAGAGGAAAAGAAGCAGGATACGGAATCTTACAACAAGGCACAGAGTGCGGTTTTGAAGAATCCGCTCATCTGGATTCTGGCCTTGAGTAGTGCTTTCATGTATATCAGCCGCTATGCTGTTAACAGCTGGGGTATCTTCTATCTTGAGAACGAGAAGGGATATACTACGATTGATGCCAGCTTCATCATCTCTATCAACTCTATCCTGGGTATTGTGGGAACCGTATCATCCGGACTGGTATCGGATAAGATTTTCAAGGGCAACCGTTATTTGCCAGCCGTTATCTTCGGCTTGCTGAATGCGTTGGCGCTCTGTCTGTTCCTGCTGATTCCGGGCCATCATCTCTGGGTTGATGCTACGGCGATGGTACTGTTCGGTTTGAGCATCGGCGTGTTGCTTTGCTTCCTCGGTGGTTTGATGGCGGTAGATATTGCGCCTAAGAATGCATCGGGTGCTGCTCTTGGCGTTGTCGGCGTAGCGAGTTATGTAGGTGCCGGCATCCAGGACATCATGAGCGGTCTGCTCATCGAGGGCAACAAGCATCTGGTAAATGGCGTAGAGACTTACGACTTTACCTACATCAATTATTTCTGGATTGGTGCAGCCCTGATGTCTGTCTTAATGACTTGCATCGTCTGGAAGGCGAAACCAAAGACTGTTTAA
- the ilvA gene encoding threonine ammonia-lyase: protein MLQLDNFYKARFVLSKVIRKTELVHTPRINPESDVYLKPECLQKTGSFKIRGAYYKISQLTDEEKAKGVIACSAGNHAQGVALGATAMGVKSLICLPEGAPISKVEATKRLGAEVCLVSGVYDDAYQKALELKDEHGYTFVHPFDDENVIAGQGTIGLEIIDQLPDVEAVVVPVGGGGLISGVAFAIKSLNPHVKVYGVQAEGAASMVQSLHDHKQEKLPSVATVADGIAVKEPGKITFETCSNYVDEIVTVSEDEICAAILKLIESEKMVAEGAGAASVAAVMYNKVPVKGKKTICVVSGGNIDVTILNRVITRGLAKSGRLCTIEMELDDKPGELVEVCSVIAGLGGNITGVHHDRSANRNKVNACVLRLTMETRDEEHVKEIKEALESKGFHLWIV from the coding sequence ATGTTACAACTTGACAATTTCTATAAGGCTCGCTTCGTGCTGAGCAAGGTAATAAGAAAGACTGAGTTGGTTCACACGCCAAGAATCAACCCAGAGAGTGATGTTTATTTGAAACCAGAGTGCCTGCAGAAGACCGGTTCGTTCAAGATTCGTGGTGCTTACTATAAGATTTCACAACTCACCGATGAAGAAAAGGCGAAGGGTGTGATAGCCTGTTCTGCGGGCAACCATGCACAGGGTGTAGCGCTGGGAGCTACAGCCATGGGCGTCAAGAGCCTCATCTGTCTGCCTGAAGGTGCTCCTATCTCCAAGGTAGAAGCTACCAAGCGACTGGGTGCAGAAGTCTGTCTGGTATCTGGCGTTTACGATGATGCCTACCAGAAGGCGCTGGAACTGAAAGATGAGCATGGCTACACCTTCGTTCATCCTTTCGATGATGAGAATGTCATCGCCGGGCAGGGCACCATCGGATTGGAAATTATCGACCAGCTGCCTGATGTAGAGGCTGTAGTAGTGCCTGTTGGCGGCGGCGGTCTGATTTCGGGTGTGGCTTTCGCCATCAAATCGTTGAATCCGCATGTAAAGGTATATGGTGTTCAGGCTGAAGGAGCCGCAAGTATGGTCCAGAGTCTGCACGATCATAAACAGGAGAAGTTGCCTTCTGTAGCGACCGTAGCCGATGGTATTGCCGTAAAGGAACCGGGCAAGATTACTTTTGAAACCTGCTCCAACTATGTTGACGAAATCGTAACCGTGAGCGAGGATGAGATCTGTGCAGCCATCCTGAAACTCATAGAGAGTGAGAAGATGGTAGCCGAAGGTGCCGGTGCGGCCAGCGTGGCAGCAGTAATGTACAACAAGGTTCCGGTGAAGGGCAAGAAAACCATCTGCGTGGTAAGCGGCGGTAATATCGACGTAACCATCCTGAACCGCGTCATCACCCGTGGTCTTGCCAAGAGTGGCCGTCTCTGCACCATCGAGATGGAACTGGATGACAAACCGGGCGAATTGGTAGAGGTCTGCTCTGTCATCGCCGGATTGGGTGGCAACATCACCGGTGTTCACCACGACCGTTCTGCCAACCGCAACAAGGTGAATGCCTGCGTGCTCCGCCTCACCATGGAGACTCGCGACGAGGAACACGTAAAAGAAATCAAGGAGGCTTTGGAATCAAAGGGATTCCATCTCTGGATAGTATAA